A window from Chitinophaga filiformis encodes these proteins:
- a CDS encoding nuclear transport factor 2 family protein, producing MSTVSFAQSKEEKAVASQVEILRKAMVDADKAALEKVADEKLSYGHSGGKIEDKPTFVSNIVSGKSDFVSIDLSDQKITISGNTAIVRHTLTADTNDNGVAGHVKLYVLLVWSKDGSQWKLLARQAVKVPA from the coding sequence ATGTCAACAGTTTCCTTCGCACAGTCCAAAGAAGAAAAGGCCGTCGCTTCACAGGTGGAAATATTGAGAAAAGCCATGGTGGACGCAGATAAAGCTGCACTTGAAAAAGTAGCTGATGAAAAATTATCTTACGGCCATTCCGGAGGCAAAATAGAGGACAAGCCCACTTTTGTTTCCAATATCGTGAGTGGAAAATCTGATTTTGTTTCCATCGATCTATCTGATCAGAAGATCACTATCAGCGGGAATACCGCTATTGTAAGACATACACTTACTGCAGATACTAATGATAATGGTGTGGCAGGACATGTAAAACTGTATGTCTTATTGGTGTGGAGTAAAGATGGCAGTCAGTGGAAATTACTTGCCCGCCAGGCGGTAAAGGTGCCCGCCTGA
- a CDS encoding glycosyltransferase, giving the protein MKKIIAVHLQNDRSGNTLVFRQSLETLAEKEMEVHLITNRTGEMPGFLTGIPGVQYHYINYSERGNKWRLFFSFLLAQVLIFRKVLSLYEPDAKVYINTLLPFGAAWAGRLKRAPITYHIHETAVPLPFFRAVLYGSAKRLATHVVFGSRYLQSQMSFPKAEKHVIHSCLPQSFVQEAVLHSNHGSRKTVLMIAPLDEESGLRELLELAALMPATKFELVINAHKKEIDAYFENCQMPDNLMVYGTQLNLHPFYQRAALVLNLSHVENHKDTFDISILQAMSYGRPVIVPLSGGANELVAHGWNGYRISGHYIEKVRKHVEQLLQNKPLYADMSCAAQLVASQFKPELFKQQVEDIFVEGSYFTTSRKKEQLAEVLLYPAALQEYIDNSRN; this is encoded by the coding sequence ATGAAAAAGATCATAGCAGTACATCTGCAGAACGACAGGAGCGGTAACACGCTGGTATTCCGCCAGTCTCTGGAAACACTGGCAGAAAAGGAAATGGAAGTACACCTTATTACTAATCGTACGGGAGAGATGCCCGGATTCCTCACAGGCATTCCGGGTGTACAGTACCACTACATAAATTATTCTGAACGGGGGAACAAATGGCGTTTATTCTTCAGCTTCCTGCTGGCACAAGTGCTGATCTTCAGGAAAGTATTGAGTCTGTATGAACCGGATGCGAAAGTATATATCAATACTTTACTGCCTTTCGGAGCGGCATGGGCCGGCAGGCTGAAGAGGGCGCCGATCACTTATCACATACACGAAACAGCGGTGCCTTTGCCTTTCTTCCGCGCAGTATTGTACGGATCCGCCAAAAGACTGGCTACACATGTTGTGTTCGGGTCCAGGTACCTGCAGTCGCAGATGAGCTTCCCTAAAGCGGAGAAACACGTCATTCACAGTTGCCTGCCACAGTCGTTCGTACAGGAAGCGGTGTTGCATTCCAATCATGGTTCCCGCAAAACTGTATTGATGATCGCCCCATTGGATGAAGAAAGCGGATTGCGCGAACTTCTCGAACTGGCGGCACTGATGCCGGCCACAAAGTTTGAACTGGTGATCAATGCGCACAAAAAAGAAATTGACGCTTATTTTGAAAACTGCCAGATGCCGGACAACCTGATGGTATATGGTACACAGCTGAACCTGCATCCTTTCTATCAGCGCGCTGCTTTGGTGCTGAACCTCTCTCACGTCGAGAACCACAAGGATACGTTCGATATCAGCATTCTGCAGGCAATGAGTTATGGCAGACCGGTAATTGTACCACTGAGTGGCGGAGCAAATGAGCTGGTGGCGCACGGATGGAACGGTTATCGCATCAGCGGCCATTATATCGAAAAGGTACGCAAACACGTAGAACAGCTGCTACAGAACAAACCTTTATATGCTGACATGTCTTGTGCGGCACAGCTTGTAGCATCTCAGTTCAAACCGGAACTTTTCAAACAGCAGGTAGAAGACATCTTTGTAGAAGGTAGTTACTTCACTACTTCCCGCAAAAAAGAACAACTGGCAGAAGTACTGCTCTACCCTGCTGCTTTACAGGAATACATTGACAATTCAAGAAATTAA
- a CDS encoding DEAD/DEAH box helicase yields the protein MNQNHISILYFDEFDLDDRVLDGIDAMGYTTATPVQEKVIPPIIAGKDILACAQTGTGKTAAFLLPILHRLITEPHDTHKINSLIIVPTRELAVQIAQTLEGMSYFTSVSSIAVYGGSNGALFSAEKKALTSGVDIVICTPGRMIAHLNMGYVKLDAVKYLVLDEADRMLDMGFNDDIIKITSFLPKQRQNLLFSATMPDKIRKLALRILHEPEEINIAISKPPEKIVQEAFIVFEEQKIALMKHLLSQKQFGSIIIFCSRKQNVKQLCHELKRARFSVEEIHSDLEQEKREQVLMDFKNRKLKMLVATDILSRGIDIEDIDLVVNYDVPNDAEDYIHRIGRTARAATDGTAYTIVSEKEQRKFARIEEVLGKPVTKAEVPAALGPVPEYTPKTGRSGGGRGAHGKKRPGGGNRNHKPSGSNHRGGGQAPQHRSKSNNGQRSGNSHPQKP from the coding sequence TTGAATCAAAACCATATAAGCATTTTGTATTTTGACGAATTTGACCTGGATGACCGGGTTCTGGATGGAATAGATGCAATGGGATATACCACAGCGACGCCCGTTCAGGAAAAAGTTATCCCCCCAATTATTGCCGGGAAAGACATCCTGGCCTGCGCTCAGACAGGTACAGGCAAAACAGCAGCATTTCTGTTGCCCATACTGCATCGCTTAATTACTGAGCCTCACGATACACATAAGATCAACTCACTGATCATAGTACCCACTCGTGAACTGGCAGTACAGATTGCCCAGACACTGGAAGGTATGTCCTATTTTACATCTGTCAGCTCTATTGCCGTATATGGTGGTAGCAACGGGGCACTGTTCTCTGCGGAAAAGAAGGCGCTGACTTCGGGCGTGGATATCGTGATCTGCACTCCGGGACGCATGATCGCCCATCTGAATATGGGCTATGTAAAACTGGACGCCGTCAAGTACCTTGTGCTCGATGAGGCTGACCGCATGCTGGACATGGGTTTTAACGACGATATTATCAAGATCACCTCCTTTCTGCCCAAACAGCGGCAAAATCTCCTGTTTTCCGCCACTATGCCGGACAAGATCCGGAAACTGGCCCTCAGGATCCTGCATGAGCCGGAGGAGATCAATATTGCCATCTCCAAACCGCCGGAGAAGATCGTACAGGAAGCATTCATCGTTTTCGAGGAACAGAAGATCGCGCTGATGAAGCACCTCTTGTCCCAGAAACAGTTCGGCAGCATCATTATTTTCTGTTCCCGCAAGCAGAACGTAAAACAGCTTTGCCATGAGCTGAAAAGGGCCCGTTTTTCCGTCGAAGAGATCCACTCTGATCTGGAGCAGGAAAAGAGGGAACAGGTGCTCATGGACTTTAAAAACAGGAAACTGAAAATGCTGGTGGCCACGGACATCCTGAGCCGTGGTATCGACATCGAGGATATTGACCTGGTAGTTAACTACGACGTCCCGAACGATGCGGAAGACTATATCCACCGTATCGGACGTACGGCCAGAGCGGCCACCGATGGCACCGCCTATACCATCGTCAGTGAAAAGGAACAGCGGAAATTTGCCAGGATTGAGGAAGTGTTGGGAAAACCAGTCACCAAGGCGGAAGTACCTGCGGCCCTCGGCCCTGTACCTGAATACACTCCGAAAACCGGCCGCTCCGGCGGAGGCAGAGGGGCACACGGTAAAAAGCGTCCCGGTGGTGGAAACCGCAACCACAAACCATCAGGTAGCAATCACCGTGGCGGCGGACAAGCCCCCCAACATCGCAGCAAGAGCAACAACGGGCAACGCAGCGGCAATAGCCACCCGCAAAAACCATAA
- a CDS encoding Hpt domain-containing protein, with the protein MRPEHQLYTYTYLYKISNTSTSFIQKMIMLFISSLDEYLAELATLQEQKNLPELKKVLHKMKPSVMNLEVKGAAEILKSLSSTTSWSNDTDKRVSQLREIFAAIKPMMEKDLAHMGTE; encoded by the coding sequence ATGCGACCGGAACATCAACTATATACGTATACTTACCTTTACAAGATAAGTAATACCAGTACTTCGTTCATTCAGAAAATGATCATGCTTTTTATTTCATCGCTGGATGAATATCTTGCGGAACTGGCCACCTTGCAGGAGCAGAAGAATCTCCCGGAACTCAAGAAAGTATTGCACAAAATGAAGCCAAGCGTCATGAACCTGGAGGTAAAGGGAGCTGCAGAAATATTGAAATCACTTAGTAGCACCACCTCCTGGAGCAATGATACAGATAAACGCGTGAGCCAGTTGCGGGAAATATTTGCCGCCATAAAACCAATGATGGAAAAAGATCTGGCCCATATGGGCACAGAATAG
- a CDS encoding response regulator has product MANKFDSKIYVVDDDPFCLATYDKHLRAQGYEKVTCFLSGTDFLLQLSDEPDIVLLDHDLGDMTGLELLKDIKRFNSDIFVIFASSRQQPEIATESLKNGAFDYIIKDDSVLDHITATLNKLFVVQDYLKKKRRNNRFFFFVGLILASCSLFSYLYDVLRSS; this is encoded by the coding sequence ATGGCAAACAAATTCGACAGCAAGATTTATGTAGTAGATGATGATCCATTCTGTCTCGCCACCTACGATAAGCACCTCAGGGCGCAGGGATACGAAAAGGTTACCTGCTTCTTATCGGGCACAGACTTTCTGCTGCAACTGTCAGATGAGCCGGATATTGTGCTGCTGGATCACGACCTTGGAGATATGACCGGGCTGGAGTTACTGAAAGATATCAAGCGATTTAATTCAGACATCTTCGTGATCTTCGCCAGCTCCCGTCAGCAACCGGAAATCGCAACAGAATCACTCAAGAACGGCGCGTTCGATTATATAATTAAAGACGACAGCGTATTGGATCATATAACAGCCACGCTTAATAAACTATTTGTAGTGCAGGATTATCTGAAGAAAAAGCGAAGGAATAACAGGTTCTTCTTTTTCGTTGGATTGATACTGGCGTCCTGTTCATTGTTCAGCTACTTATACGACGTATTGAGATCTTCATGA
- a CDS encoding PA2169 family four-helix-bundle protein, whose protein sequence is MQATVETIEVLNDLIQINNDRIEGYEKALRELKEEDSDLKALFSSMISESHEIRLALGTEVNALGGDMDHSTTTSGKIYRAWMDVKAVFTGHDRHTVLANCEAGEDAAQRAYRTALEDEDLPAYLREMVSEQQATLRASHDQIKALRDANKNR, encoded by the coding sequence ATGCAAGCTACAGTTGAAACTATTGAGGTACTGAATGATCTGATCCAGATCAATAATGACCGTATAGAAGGATATGAAAAGGCGTTGAGAGAGTTAAAAGAGGAAGATTCAGATCTGAAAGCGTTATTCTCTTCCATGATCAGCGAAAGCCATGAGATCCGTCTTGCATTGGGTACAGAAGTAAATGCGCTGGGTGGTGACATGGACCATTCTACCACTACAAGTGGTAAGATCTATCGCGCGTGGATGGACGTGAAAGCCGTATTCACAGGCCACGACCGCCACACTGTACTGGCTAACTGTGAGGCCGGTGAAGATGCCGCACAACGTGCGTACAGAACAGCTCTGGAAGACGAAGATCTGCCTGCTTACCTACGCGAGATGGTCAGTGAACAACAGGCTACTTTGAGAGCTTCTCACGATCAGATCAAAGCGCTGCGCGATGCGAATAAGAACAGATAA
- a CDS encoding sensor histidine kinase — translation MHKLVRKLADIWEELVGDPASFSLENRAFNSISVVTMVLLVVLLPFNMWLGLTAVWIMVATLLVLQAFFFYLSRYRRIYYASMLAYVIVSYITLTATFYLNSGSHGPALLLFFLTFNLLIAFSPRSQHWIWALLHLLLPVILLTKEYLHPGWITDSYYKNASNRYIDILSSYIVTLTCIYLITNYLRKNYEREKQNAEVRADKIDIQNINLEQLNQKKDKLFSIIAHDLQSPLNSIITTLHLIAEYELEEEEKKMLGDELLTLTKNTSNLLTNLLTWSKLQMDGKGVRLSQENIYEAVERVLSIQRMLADKKSVTVISRVDPNIFITADHNMLELVIRNLINNAIKFTPSGGQVEIDLRIKNDTCQLMVADNGIGIDPSQQEELFSLKTQSTFGTNNEKGIGLGLVLCKELLTLQHGELWFESVPGKGTTFYASFPLSQANSSDKKLSA, via the coding sequence TTGCATAAACTTGTACGTAAACTAGCCGACATATGGGAAGAACTGGTAGGAGACCCCGCATCGTTCTCGCTTGAGAACCGCGCGTTTAATTCCATCAGCGTTGTGACGATGGTACTGCTGGTTGTATTATTGCCTTTTAATATGTGGCTGGGATTGACGGCGGTGTGGATAATGGTAGCCACCTTGCTGGTGTTACAGGCTTTCTTTTTCTATCTTTCCCGTTACAGGCGCATTTACTATGCCAGTATGCTGGCCTATGTAATAGTTAGCTATATCACCCTGACCGCTACCTTTTATCTCAATTCCGGCAGCCATGGTCCTGCCCTGCTGCTGTTCTTTTTAACCTTCAACCTCCTGATCGCTTTCAGTCCCCGAAGCCAGCACTGGATCTGGGCGCTGTTGCATCTGTTGCTCCCGGTCATCCTCTTAACCAAAGAATACCTTCATCCCGGCTGGATAACTGACAGCTATTATAAGAACGCTTCAAACAGGTATATTGATATCCTTTCCAGCTATATTGTTACGCTGACTTGTATCTACCTCATTACCAATTACCTGAGGAAGAACTATGAAAGGGAAAAACAGAATGCGGAAGTACGTGCCGACAAAATTGACATTCAGAATATTAACCTTGAACAGCTGAACCAGAAAAAGGATAAACTGTTTTCCATTATAGCGCACGATCTGCAGAGCCCTCTCAATTCAATCATCACTACACTACATCTCATTGCAGAATACGAGCTGGAAGAAGAAGAAAAGAAAATGCTTGGCGACGAACTGCTGACCCTCACCAAAAACACCTCCAACCTGCTGACCAATCTCCTGACCTGGTCAAAACTGCAGATGGATGGGAAAGGCGTCAGATTGTCGCAGGAAAATATCTATGAAGCAGTAGAAAGGGTATTGTCCATACAGCGTATGCTGGCGGATAAAAAATCAGTCACCGTTATTTCCCGCGTAGATCCGAATATCTTCATCACTGCTGACCATAACATGCTGGAACTGGTGATCCGTAACCTCATCAATAACGCTATTAAGTTCACACCTTCCGGCGGGCAGGTTGAGATCGATCTGCGGATTAAAAACGATACCTGTCAACTCATGGTTGCGGATAATGGTATTGGGATCGATCCCAGCCAGCAGGAGGAGCTCTTCTCGCTTAAAACCCAATCCACCTTCGGTACCAACAATGAAAAAGGCATCGGCTTAGGCCTGGTGCTTTGTAAGGAACTGCTGACTTTGCAGCATGGAGAATTGTGGTTTGAAAGCGTCCCGGGCAAAGGAACCACCTTTTACGCCAGTTTTCCGCTTAGCCAGGCAAATAGCAGCGATAAAAAGTTGTCTGCCTGA
- a CDS encoding SusD/RagB family nutrient-binding outer membrane lipoprotein, with the protein MKRTHFKIYILALAAGLLFSLAACKKGYLDVNQTNPNLTENPPINGLLAGATYQSAVNVFSTGNITSYYVQQLASPNTGSGSDIYDDVDRSTNWRAIYLNVTDIRQMKKLALERNAYEHLGVADILEAFNMSMLTALYGDAPYREAWSEGTNLKPGYDSARIIYDSCLSLIDQGVAALNLANPQITLDATNDLIHGGNKASWIKTAYALKARLLNRMSKQPGYDPAAILAALANAYTGNADDAQVTRFESLSLWNGVAKNNASGTLDGWLSATFVNALNGTTFGVFDPRLPLITDTTRFGDYRGTANGVGRTGSGTDNSACALSPNGFYSRGGAPLLMLTYAEMKFIEAEASFGTDKARSYQAYLDGIAANMDKMGVAPAAKQAYLSNPVVAVGIAAFTKELIFKEKYVATFLQPETWTDARRFDYQYKDFKLPTNAQLNTFIRRVGYPTSETSRNGEHVPAVGSLADRLWWDK; encoded by the coding sequence GACGGAAAATCCGCCCATTAACGGTCTGCTGGCAGGGGCTACCTACCAGTCGGCGGTGAATGTTTTCTCCACGGGAAATATTACCTCGTACTATGTACAACAACTGGCCTCTCCCAATACGGGTAGCGGTTCCGACATTTACGACGATGTGGACAGAAGCACTAACTGGAGGGCTATCTACCTGAATGTGACCGATATCCGCCAGATGAAAAAACTGGCCCTGGAACGTAATGCATATGAGCACCTGGGTGTAGCTGATATCCTGGAAGCCTTCAACATGAGCATGCTGACAGCGCTTTATGGCGATGCGCCATACCGGGAAGCCTGGAGTGAGGGAACGAACCTGAAACCGGGATATGATTCTGCCCGGATCATCTACGATAGCTGCCTGTCGCTTATAGACCAGGGAGTGGCGGCATTAAACCTGGCTAATCCACAGATCACACTCGATGCAACGAACGACCTGATACACGGGGGCAACAAAGCCTCCTGGATCAAAACCGCTTATGCATTGAAGGCCCGCCTGCTGAACAGGATGAGCAAACAACCTGGTTATGATCCTGCTGCTATTCTGGCAGCGCTGGCAAATGCCTACACAGGTAATGCCGACGACGCGCAGGTGACCCGCTTCGAAAGCCTGAGCCTCTGGAATGGGGTAGCAAAAAATAATGCCAGCGGTACCCTTGACGGATGGCTGAGCGCCACTTTTGTAAATGCCCTTAACGGGACCACTTTCGGAGTTTTTGATCCCCGCCTTCCGCTTATTACCGACACAACACGTTTCGGCGATTACAGGGGGACTGCAAATGGGGTAGGCCGCACAGGTTCCGGTACAGATAACTCAGCATGCGCTTTATCGCCAAATGGGTTCTATTCCAGGGGTGGAGCACCTTTGCTGATGCTCACCTATGCCGAGATGAAATTCATCGAAGCAGAGGCCTCTTTTGGCACAGATAAGGCCAGGTCTTACCAGGCATACCTGGACGGCATTGCGGCCAACATGGATAAGATGGGTGTTGCTCCAGCCGCTAAACAGGCCTACCTGAGCAACCCGGTAGTCGCGGTAGGTATAGCGGCTTTTACTAAAGAGCTCATTTTCAAGGAGAAATATGTGGCCACCTTCCTGCAACCCGAAACCTGGACAGATGCCCGCCGTTTTGACTATCAGTACAAAGATTTCAAGTTGCCTACCAACGCACAGCTGAACACTTTTATCAGAAGAGTCGGGTATCCTACGTCCGAAACCAGCCGGAATGGAGAGCATGTGCCGGCAGTAGGTTCACTGGCAGATCGTCTGTGGTGGGATAAGTAA
- a CDS encoding DUF4251 domain-containing protein translates to MRSAHCRGMAAVIFLTTLFSNYLYAQTKQDSKELAIEKLITARSYVFKAQTVLPTSPTANRQLSSDYDVKFSPDTIISYLPYFGRAYNAPMDPTKGGIQFTSTKFDYTQTARKKGGWDIVIKPHDTQDTRLMSLSVSETGYASLQVISNNRQPITFNGYITEKKTKR, encoded by the coding sequence ATGAGAAGTGCACATTGCAGGGGGATGGCAGCAGTGATATTTCTTACAACGCTGTTTTCCAATTATTTATACGCGCAGACGAAACAAGATAGCAAAGAACTGGCTATTGAAAAACTGATCACGGCCCGCAGTTATGTGTTTAAAGCCCAGACGGTTTTACCTACCAGTCCGACGGCCAACAGGCAGCTGAGCTCCGATTATGACGTGAAGTTCTCTCCGGACACGATCATCAGTTACCTGCCTTATTTTGGCCGTGCGTACAATGCGCCGATGGACCCCACCAAGGGCGGTATACAGTTTACCTCTACAAAATTTGATTATACCCAGACTGCCAGGAAGAAAGGCGGCTGGGATATCGTAATCAAACCGCATGATACACAAGATACAAGATTAATGTCCTTAAGTGTTTCTGAGACAGGATATGCTTCTCTGCAGGTAATTAGTAACAACAGGCAGCCTATCACATTCAACGGCTATATCACCGAAAAGAAAACTAAAAGATAA
- a CDS encoding sigma-54-dependent transcriptional regulator produces MLDFKIFIVEDDKWYGGLLQHYLSQNPDYEITLIGSGKECLAQLHRKPDLVTIDFGLPDMNGEELYKKIKQAQPNLPVIIISAQEKITTAVDLLKMGAEDYLVKDDNTQQLLWKAIIRLREKLSLKNEISELKAELKTKYDYSRSIIGNSPALQTVFKLIDKAAGSLINVSISGETGTGKELVARAVHYNSARSGHPFVPVNMAAIPKELVESELFGYEKGAFTGAQNKKTGRFEEANGGTLFLDEIGEMDLNIQSKLLRVLQEKELTRLGGTSKIKLDFRLVVATHKNLAEEIKKGNFREDLYYRIIGLPITLPPLRERKEDILLLTQHFLAAYCKENKVAEIKVSPSAREKLLGYSYPGNVRELKSVVELAAVMSENNLVEPEDITFLSGNNHDVDTVLNTELTLREYTRLIIRNYLKRYDDNVLLVAEKLDIGKSTIYKMLQTGEIEGA; encoded by the coding sequence ATGCTCGATTTTAAGATTTTTATTGTAGAGGATGATAAGTGGTACGGAGGATTATTACAGCATTACCTCAGTCAGAACCCCGACTACGAAATAACCTTAATTGGCTCAGGCAAAGAATGCCTGGCGCAGTTGCACCGGAAACCGGATCTTGTGACAATAGACTTTGGGCTTCCCGACATGAACGGGGAAGAACTTTATAAAAAGATCAAACAGGCCCAGCCGAACCTTCCCGTAATCATCATCAGTGCTCAGGAAAAGATCACGACGGCAGTAGACCTGCTTAAAATGGGTGCAGAAGACTACCTGGTAAAAGATGATAATACCCAGCAGTTATTATGGAAAGCGATCATCCGTTTACGGGAAAAACTCTCTCTCAAAAACGAGATCTCCGAGCTCAAGGCCGAACTCAAGACCAAATACGATTATTCCCGCTCTATTATAGGCAACAGTCCTGCCCTGCAAACCGTTTTTAAGCTGATAGACAAGGCTGCCGGTTCGCTTATCAATGTTTCCATATCGGGCGAAACAGGTACCGGAAAGGAATTAGTAGCACGGGCTGTCCATTACAATTCCGCGAGAAGTGGTCATCCCTTTGTGCCTGTGAACATGGCAGCCATTCCGAAAGAGCTGGTAGAAAGTGAACTGTTCGGGTATGAAAAAGGCGCCTTCACCGGTGCGCAGAACAAAAAGACCGGCCGCTTTGAAGAAGCAAACGGCGGTACTCTTTTCCTGGACGAGATCGGAGAAATGGACCTGAATATACAAAGCAAACTACTGCGTGTATTGCAGGAAAAAGAGCTTACCCGCCTGGGAGGTACCAGCAAGATCAAACTGGACTTCAGGCTGGTAGTGGCTACTCATAAGAACCTGGCGGAGGAAATAAAAAAAGGTAATTTCCGTGAAGACCTTTATTACCGCATTATTGGTCTTCCCATCACCCTTCCTCCCCTGCGCGAGCGCAAGGAAGATATCCTGCTGCTGACACAGCATTTCCTGGCCGCTTACTGTAAGGAAAATAAGGTAGCCGAAATAAAAGTATCCCCAAGTGCGAGAGAAAAATTACTGGGATACAGTTACCCGGGAAACGTGCGTGAACTGAAATCAGTAGTGGAACTGGCAGCAGTAATGTCGGAAAATAATCTCGTGGAACCCGAAGATATTACCTTCCTCTCAGGTAATAATCACGATGTTGATACTGTATTGAATACGGAACTGACCTTAAGAGAATACACAAGGCTCATCATCCGCAATTACCTGAAACGATATGACGACAATGTGCTGCTGGTTGCGGAAAAACTGGATATCGGCAAATCAACCATTTATAAAATGTTACAGACAGGTGAAATAGAGGGCGCCTGA
- a CDS encoding class I SAM-dependent methyltransferase — protein sequence MKANSASRTAQYMALFRALETNRPSGKRLFTDPYAVSFLTTGFKFVTQLSVIPFIRSLVYRIIRKRIPGALSSGVARTRYIDELLQQAVRNGVKQVIILGAGYDTRALRLGFLRALPVIEIDHPSTAALKQERVKKSLGKLPENVRYIQTYFNERSLDQLAAEQQIDRTLPTVFVWEGVTNYLTADAVGATFAFMRQFARGTYVIFTYVDEKIIRYPAAFFGGEKLLEDLKQIEENWTFGLEPFLTRRYLDNFDMDLLEDYSAGEYRNHYLPERSEKGYEFYRVAFAVKR from the coding sequence ATGAAAGCAAATTCCGCCAGTCGTACAGCGCAATACATGGCGCTGTTCCGGGCATTGGAGACTAATCGTCCATCCGGGAAAAGACTGTTCACTGACCCTTATGCCGTTTCTTTTCTTACCACAGGCTTTAAATTCGTTACCCAGTTGTCAGTTATTCCCTTTATCCGCAGCCTGGTCTATCGCATCATCCGGAAGAGAATTCCAGGCGCGCTATCGTCCGGTGTGGCACGTACCCGCTATATCGATGAGCTCTTGCAACAGGCCGTACGTAACGGTGTTAAGCAGGTGATCATCCTGGGAGCAGGATACGATACCCGCGCATTGAGACTGGGCTTCCTGCGGGCCCTGCCAGTGATTGAAATAGATCATCCGTCTACCGCCGCACTGAAACAGGAGCGGGTGAAAAAGAGCCTGGGGAAATTGCCGGAAAATGTCCGGTATATCCAGACATACTTTAATGAGCGGAGCCTTGATCAGCTGGCAGCCGAACAGCAGATTGACAGGACCTTGCCCACTGTTTTTGTCTGGGAAGGCGTAACAAATTATCTCACTGCAGATGCCGTTGGGGCCACATTTGCTTTTATGCGGCAATTTGCACGAGGCACTTATGTGATCTTTACTTATGTGGATGAAAAGATCATCAGGTATCCTGCTGCGTTTTTTGGTGGTGAAAAGTTGCTGGAAGATCTGAAGCAGATCGAAGAGAACTGGACATTTGGACTGGAACCCTTCCTGACAAGACGTTACCTGGACAATTTTGACATGGACCTGCTGGAAGATTACAGCGCAGGAGAATACCGCAATCATTACCTGCCGGAGCGTAGTGAAAAAGGATATGAATTTTATCGTGTTGCCTTTGCCGTGAAAAGATAA